One window of Catonella massiliensis genomic DNA carries:
- a CDS encoding antitoxin VbhA family protein, with the protein MTNEKAWDFAIGLAQIDGVKPSEEFLELVEKEKRGEITGDDIRRILYNKYQVK; encoded by the coding sequence ATGACAAATGAAAAGGCTTGGGATTTTGCAATTGGTCTTGCCCAGATAGATGGAGTAAAACCGTCTGAAGAATTTTTAGAGCTTGTTGAAAAGGAAAAAAGAGGGGAAATAACCGGCGATGATATACGCCGTATCCTTTATAACAAATATCAAGTTAAATAA
- a CDS encoding iron-containing alcohol dehydrogenase, with product MARFTLPRDLYHGKGSLENLKNLKGKRAMVCVGGSAMKKFGFLERAVNYLKEAGMEVELFEGIESDPSVETVMRGAEAMLKFEPDWIVAMGGGSPIDAAKAMWIKYEYPECTFEDMCKVFGIPELRKKAHFCAIPSTSGTATEVTAFSIITDYSKGIKYPLADFEITPDIAIVDPDLAETMPDKLVAHTGMDALTHAIEAYVSTANCDYTDPLALHAMTMIKANLIESYKGDKEARANMHNAQCLAGMAFSNALLGIVHSMAHKTGAVFEDQGAHIIHGAANAMYLPKVIAYNAKDTTAAKRYAYISDFMGIGGASEGEKIANLIKFLRGMNDSLRIPHGIAHYGADSFPTEKGFVPENIFLERLPEIAKNAIADACTGSNPRQPKQEEMEKLLKCCYYDTEVDF from the coding sequence ATGGCAAGATTTACATTACCAAGAGATCTTTATCACGGAAAAGGATCTTTAGAGAACCTTAAGAACCTCAAAGGAAAGAGGGCTATGGTCTGTGTCGGTGGAAGCGCAATGAAGAAGTTCGGCTTCCTTGAAAGAGCAGTAAACTACCTTAAAGAAGCAGGCATGGAGGTTGAGCTTTTTGAGGGAATCGAGTCTGATCCTTCTGTTGAGACAGTTATGCGTGGCGCAGAGGCTATGCTCAAATTTGAACCTGATTGGATAGTAGCAATGGGCGGTGGCTCACCTATCGATGCTGCTAAGGCTATGTGGATTAAGTATGAATATCCTGAATGTACATTTGAAGATATGTGCAAGGTATTCGGCATACCTGAGCTTAGAAAGAAAGCACATTTCTGTGCAATCCCATCAACATCAGGTACAGCTACAGAGGTAACTGCATTCTCCATCATTACTGATTATTCAAAGGGTATCAAATATCCTTTAGCTGACTTTGAAATCACTCCTGATATCGCAATCGTAGATCCTGACCTTGCAGAGACAATGCCTGATAAGCTTGTTGCACATACAGGTATGGATGCCCTTACACATGCTATTGAGGCTTATGTATCTACAGCTAACTGCGATTATACAGATCCGCTTGCTCTCCACGCTATGACAATGATTAAGGCTAACCTTATCGAGTCTTATAAGGGAGATAAGGAAGCAAGAGCAAATATGCACAATGCACAGTGTCTTGCAGGTATGGCATTTTCAAATGCTCTCCTTGGTATAGTTCACTCTATGGCACATAAGACAGGTGCTGTATTTGAAGACCAGGGTGCTCATATTATCCACGGTGCAGCAAATGCTATGTATCTTCCAAAGGTAATTGCTTACAATGCAAAGGATACTACAGCAGCTAAGAGATACGCGTATATTTCAGACTTCATGGGAATTGGCGGTGCTTCTGAAGGCGAGAAGATTGCTAACCTTATCAAGTTCTTAAGAGGCATGAATGACAGCCTTAGAATCCCTCACGGCATTGCTCACTATGGTGCAGACAGCTTCCCTACAGAGAAGGGCTTTGTACCTGAGAACATCTTCCTTGAGAGACTTCCTGAGATTGCTAAAAATGCGATTGCAGATGCTTGTACAGGCTCTAACCCAAGACAGCCTAAGCAGGAAGAGATGGAAAAACTTCTTAAGTGCTGCTACTATGACACAGAAGTTGATTTCTAA
- a CDS encoding ATP-binding cassette domain-containing protein, translating into MKNEPTKTGADMKLYKKGSKWWKAIILTVISGLETPFNTGTYALFFWLIQEQKLEWILPFVGAYIVSYIFLLWIGKEAIKAVNNYKAQVITDIKLACVKNAIAEGVDSGTAISFIDNDLKLVMANYFDNIIKITKCFAIVVFTLILTFSSNWIFALIYLVIGLLPMGLSGIFGGKTVAKTNEYTDSIGKTTILIKDVIKNSATIINYNRIADTVKKLFGSISKSEKEFADRNNAMEFTGLYMNIIYIIMNILPIAIGIYMGIKGYITIPAFIAVQYSSGWIVGSLGQIAGLMAVLKSTESIREKIVNFKDVANVPENEIEDVRKIEFKDVDFAYNEDKEILRKFSLKAENGNKILIQGSSGSGKSTILKLISGELIPNAGKVLLNDKELQHKKLGFISQNPAVFNETLKYNITLGKDFTDVEINKAVELAGLADFVKENGLDYIIEDEGGNISGGQKQRIEIARALLYNCSVLLVDEGTSALDKNTAAKVHETIMNLDKTVVEVAHYIPDDVKVKFNTIIELG; encoded by the coding sequence ATGAAAAATGAACCAACCAAAACAGGAGCTGATATGAAGTTGTACAAGAAAGGCTCAAAATGGTGGAAAGCCATCATACTTACCGTTATTTCTGGACTTGAGACCCCGTTTAATACAGGAACCTATGCCTTATTTTTCTGGCTCATACAAGAACAGAAATTAGAGTGGATTCTTCCGTTTGTGGGAGCGTATATAGTTTCATACATCTTTCTGCTTTGGATAGGGAAAGAGGCGATAAAGGCAGTAAACAACTACAAGGCTCAGGTGATTACGGATATTAAGCTCGCCTGCGTGAAAAATGCAATAGCAGAGGGAGTTGATTCGGGTACAGCTATTTCATTTATAGACAATGACTTAAAGCTGGTTATGGCTAATTATTTTGATAATATTATTAAGATTACAAAGTGTTTTGCAATCGTAGTATTTACCCTTATACTTACATTTAGTAGTAACTGGATATTTGCTCTTATTTACCTTGTGATAGGATTACTTCCTATGGGACTTAGCGGTATCTTTGGAGGGAAAACAGTAGCCAAGACAAACGAGTATACTGACAGTATAGGCAAGACTACAATTCTTATAAAAGATGTGATTAAAAATAGTGCTACCATCATTAACTACAACAGAATCGCAGATACTGTTAAGAAACTTTTTGGTTCAATATCAAAAAGCGAGAAAGAATTTGCAGATAGAAACAACGCCATGGAATTTACAGGTCTGTATATGAATATTATTTATATAATTATGAATATCCTGCCTATAGCCATCGGTATTTATATGGGGATTAAGGGTTACATAACCATTCCTGCCTTTATTGCGGTTCAATATTCAAGCGGCTGGATAGTAGGTTCCCTTGGTCAGATAGCTGGACTCATGGCTGTACTTAAGTCTACCGAGTCAATAAGAGAAAAGATAGTAAACTTCAAGGATGTTGCTAATGTCCCTGAAAATGAGATAGAAGATGTAAGAAAGATAGAGTTTAAGGATGTAGACTTTGCTTACAATGAAGACAAGGAAATACTGAGGAAGTTCTCCCTTAAGGCTGAAAATGGTAACAAAATCCTTATTCAGGGTTCAAGCGGAAGTGGTAAGAGTACCATACTTAAGCTGATAAGTGGCGAGCTTATTCCAAATGCAGGTAAGGTGCTGTTAAATGATAAGGAATTACAACATAAAAAACTTGGCTTCATCTCACAAAATCCAGCAGTATTCAATGAAACTTTGAAATACAATATTACTCTCGGGAAAGATTTTACAGATGTAGAAATAAACAAGGCGGTTGAGCTGGCAGGGCTTGCTGATTTTGTGAAAGAAAATGGGCTTGATTACATCATTGAGGATGAGGGAGGCAACATTTCAGGCGGGCAGAAGCAGAGAATAGAAATAGCCAGAGCCTTACTTTACAACTGTTCAGTACTTCTTGTAGATGAGGGAACTTCAGCCCTTGATAAGAACACAGCAGCTAAGGTGCATGAAACTATTATGAACCTTGATAAGACAGTTGTAGAAGTGGCACATTATATTCCTGATGATGTAAAGGTTAAGTTTAATACTATAATTGAACTAGGATAG
- a CDS encoding zeta toxin family protein: MKNMENNKIYTLFAGVNGAGKTTIYRTMGFDENENRVNADEILAASGGDWSNQNDQMKAGREALSRLNSFIKQGVSFNQESTLTGQTILRIIEKVKENGFLVNLYYIGLDSPELAIERVKRRVANGGHGIPEDVIRKRYEASLDMLTRVVPLCDFVVVYDNSKAYNKVAIYKDDN, encoded by the coding sequence ATGAAAAATATGGAAAATAATAAAATTTATACCTTGTTTGCGGGAGTAAATGGTGCTGGGAAAACGACCATTTACCGCACAATGGGATTTGATGAAAATGAAAACAGAGTGAATGCAGATGAAATTCTTGCTGCAAGTGGTGGTGATTGGAGTAATCAGAATGACCAGATGAAGGCAGGCAGAGAAGCTTTAAGTAGACTGAATTCCTTTATTAAACAGGGTGTTTCATTTAATCAGGAATCAACCTTAACCGGGCAGACTATTCTAAGAATCATTGAGAAGGTAAAAGAAAACGGATTTTTAGTTAATTTATATTATATTGGATTAGATAGTCCGGAACTGGCAATAGAACGAGTTAAGCGTAGAGTTGCAAATGGTGGACATGGGATTCCTGAAGATGTCATAAGAAAGAGATACGAGGCATCTTTAGACATGTTAACAAGAGTAGTGCCATTGTGCGATTTTGTAGTAGTTTATGACAATTCCAAAGCATATAATAAAGTTGCGATATATAAAGATGACAACTGA
- the nox gene encoding H2O-forming NADH oxidase yields MKVLIIGTNHAGIAVANTLLDNYPGNEVVMIDRNTNLSYLGCGTALWVGRQIDSYEGLFYTSAEAFEKKGAKISLETAVDHIDFDKKIVYGTKKNGEKFEENYDKLVLATGSLPISPALAGHDLEGLKFLKLFQEGQEVDKEISKPEVKEVAVIGAGYIGVEIAEACLLRGKKVRLFDIAPSSLASYYDEWFTEDMDKAISAAGVETHFGEKVLEYKGNGRVSSIVTESGEYPADLVINAIGFIPNNALGKDHLELWKNGAYSVDKYQQTSDPDVYAVGDCATIYSNALRDKTYIALASNAVRTGIVAGHNIGGTKLEGAGVQGSNAICVFGRKLASTGLSLNAAKKAGLDVEYTDYEDTQRPAFMKENADVKIRIVYEKSTRRVVGAQLSSKEDVSMAIHMFSLAIEEGVTIDKLKLLDIFFLPHFNKPYNYITMAALNAK; encoded by the coding sequence ATGAAAGTTCTTATTATAGGTACTAATCATGCGGGTATAGCAGTGGCAAACACCCTGCTTGACAATTATCCGGGAAACGAAGTTGTAATGATTGATAGAAATACCAACCTCAGCTACCTTGGCTGTGGTACTGCACTTTGGGTAGGAAGACAGATTGACTCTTATGAAGGCCTTTTCTACACTAGCGCTGAAGCCTTTGAGAAGAAAGGGGCTAAGATTAGCCTTGAAACAGCCGTTGATCACATCGACTTCGATAAAAAGATTGTATATGGCACAAAGAAAAACGGTGAAAAGTTCGAAGAGAATTATGACAAGCTCGTACTTGCCACAGGTTCTCTCCCAATCTCACCTGCCCTTGCAGGCCATGATTTAGAGGGACTTAAGTTCTTAAAGCTGTTCCAGGAAGGCCAGGAAGTGGACAAAGAAATCAGCAAGCCTGAGGTAAAAGAGGTGGCTGTAATAGGTGCAGGCTACATCGGTGTTGAGATTGCTGAGGCCTGTCTACTTCGCGGCAAGAAGGTAAGGCTTTTTGATATTGCTCCAAGCTCACTTGCAAGCTACTATGATGAGTGGTTTACAGAGGATATGGACAAGGCTATATCTGCTGCAGGTGTTGAAACTCATTTTGGAGAGAAAGTACTTGAATATAAGGGAAATGGCAGAGTATCTTCAATCGTAACTGAGAGTGGTGAATATCCTGCTGACCTTGTTATCAATGCTATCGGCTTCATCCCTAACAACGCCCTTGGTAAAGACCACCTTGAACTCTGGAAGAATGGTGCTTACTCAGTAGATAAATATCAGCAGACCAGCGACCCTGATGTATATGCAGTTGGTGACTGTGCTACTATCTACTCTAATGCACTTAGAGACAAGACCTATATTGCACTCGCTTCAAATGCAGTTCGTACAGGTATAGTTGCAGGCCACAACATAGGCGGTACCAAGCTTGAAGGTGCAGGTGTACAGGGCTCTAACGCTATCTGTGTATTTGGTAGAAAGCTTGCTTCTACAGGACTTTCACTAAATGCCGCTAAGAAGGCGGGCTTAGATGTAGAATATACCGATTATGAAGATACACAGCGTCCTGCTTTCATGAAGGAAAATGCAGATGTTAAGATAAGAATAGTATATGAGAAATCAACCAGAAGAGTAGTTGGTGCTCAGCTATCTTCAAAAGAAGATGTATCAATGGCTATTCATATGTTCTCACTCGCTATAGAGGAAGGCGTTACCATAGATAAGTTAAAGCTCCTTGATATCTTCTTCCTGCCACACTTTAATAAGCCATATAACTACATCACTATGGCAGCACTTAATGCTAAATAA
- a CDS encoding aminotransferase class I/II-fold pyridoxal phosphate-dependent enzyme: MAKKKYTDMTKEELLELRDVLKADYKKMQARGLELNMSRGKPCVDQLDLSMGMMDSLNSSSDLLCEDGTDCRNYGVLDGIPEAKELIGDMMEVPYDHLLIYGNSSLNVMYDTVSRSMTHGVMGSTPWCKLDKVKWICIVPGYDRHFAITEYFGIENICVPMLKTGPDMDMIEKLVASDESIKGVWCVPKYSNPTGNSYSDETVRRFARLKPAAKDFRIYWDNAYTVHHLYDHDQDHLIEILAECKRAGNPDLVYKFASTSKVSFPGSGIAALATSLNNLEDIQRQVAMQTIGHDKVNQLRHVRFFKDIHGLVEHMRKHADILRPKFEAVEEILEKELGGTGIATWTSPKGGYFISYDTLPGCAKKVVSRCAKAGVVMTPAGATFPGGKDPQDSNIRIAPSFPPIADLKTAAELLALSTKLVTVEHLLEKMETPEAASTTKSTKTTK; this comes from the coding sequence ATGGCTAAGAAAAAATATACCGATATGACAAAGGAAGAACTCCTGGAGCTTAGGGATGTGCTTAAGGCAGACTATAAGAAGATGCAGGCAAGAGGCTTAGAGCTAAACATGAGCCGTGGTAAGCCTTGCGTAGATCAGCTTGACCTTTCAATGGGTATGATGGATTCCCTAAACAGCTCCTCAGACCTTCTCTGCGAAGATGGTACAGACTGCCGTAACTACGGCGTACTTGACGGTATCCCTGAGGCAAAAGAGCTTATAGGTGATATGATGGAAGTGCCATACGACCATCTGCTTATCTACGGTAACTCCAGCTTGAATGTAATGTACGACACCGTTTCACGCTCCATGACTCACGGTGTAATGGGCAGCACCCCTTGGTGTAAGCTTGATAAAGTAAAATGGATATGCATAGTTCCGGGCTACGACAGACATTTTGCCATTACAGAGTATTTTGGAATAGAGAACATATGTGTACCTATGTTGAAAACAGGTCCTGATATGGACATGATAGAAAAGCTTGTAGCTTCTGACGAGAGTATAAAGGGTGTTTGGTGCGTGCCTAAGTATTCTAATCCTACAGGTAACTCTTATTCAGATGAGACAGTTAGGAGATTTGCAAGGCTCAAGCCTGCTGCTAAAGATTTTAGAATATACTGGGACAATGCTTACACAGTACATCACCTCTATGACCACGACCAGGATCACCTTATAGAGATTCTTGCAGAGTGTAAACGTGCCGGTAATCCTGACTTAGTTTATAAATTTGCTTCAACCAGTAAGGTAAGCTTTCCCGGCTCAGGTATAGCAGCCCTTGCTACCAGTCTTAATAACCTTGAGGACATACAGAGACAGGTGGCTATGCAGACCATAGGCCATGATAAGGTAAATCAGCTCCGTCACGTAAGGTTCTTTAAGGATATACATGGGCTTGTGGAGCATATGAGAAAGCACGCAGACATCCTCCGTCCTAAGTTTGAGGCGGTTGAAGAAATACTTGAGAAGGAGCTTGGCGGTACCGGTATTGCTACCTGGACTTCTCCAAAGGGAGGCTATTTCATCTCTTATGATACTCTGCCAGGCTGTGCTAAGAAGGTGGTTTCACGCTGTGCTAAGGCCGGTGTGGTCATGACTCCTGCAGGTGCAACCTTCCCCGGCGGTAAGGATCCCCAGGATAGCAACATAAGGATTGCTCCTTCCTTCCCTCCTATTGCAGACCTTAAGACTGCTGCAGAGCTTCTTGCACTTTCAACCAAGCTTGTGACGGTTGAGCATTTGCTTGAAAAGATGGAGACTCCTGAAGCAGCTTCTACCACAAAATCAACTAAAACAACAAAATAA
- the udk gene encoding uridine kinase, translating into MNKPCIVGIAGGSASGKTTIVNKLKASFGDDILVISHDSYYKAHNDLSYDERTRLNYDHPDSFDTDLMIRDIAKLSNGEEADIPVYDFSIHNRTDSTTHVFPKNVIIVEGILILANKELRDLMDIMVFVDTDADERLLRRIKRDVNERARTIDSIINQYQQTVKPMHEQFVEPSKKYADIIIPRGGENSTGITILTEHIKHKLAG; encoded by the coding sequence ATGAATAAACCATGTATAGTAGGAATAGCAGGCGGAAGTGCTTCAGGTAAGACAACAATAGTAAATAAGCTTAAGGCTTCCTTTGGTGATGATATACTTGTTATCAGCCATGACTCTTATTATAAGGCTCACAACGACCTTAGCTATGATGAGAGAACAAGGCTTAATTACGACCATCCTGATTCATTTGACACTGATTTGATGATTAGGGATATAGCAAAGCTTTCAAATGGAGAGGAGGCAGATATCCCTGTTTATGATTTTTCAATTCACAACAGAACCGACTCCACCACACATGTATTTCCTAAAAATGTGATTATCGTGGAGGGCATTCTCATCCTTGCAAATAAGGAGCTTCGTGACCTTATGGACATTATGGTTTTTGTGGATACAGATGCAGATGAGAGGCTTTTAAGAAGGATTAAGCGTGATGTAAATGAGAGGGCAAGAACTATTGATTCTATTATAAATCAATATCAGCAGACGGTAAAGCCTATGCACGAGCAGTTTGTAGAGCCTTCTAAGAAGTATGCGGATATCATCATCCCTAGGGGTGGCGAGAACTCTACAGGCATAACCATACTTACTGAGCATATTAAGCATAAGCTGGCAGGATAA
- a CDS encoding YcaO-like family protein, with the protein MNKNFTEPIWIKRYLMKEEDWQFHEIRHFKSVGLINRKNNNIGGYHFSLGKFDACSELKAIYEYIERYTCSETIFDDIKVYETDKISYLNLNDLGFDWTKKEFLCPKEAEFIEAKSLKTDSSYLVPSVFAYYLKNDFKTWGDFYGNSNGNALGSSLNDAIERGILEFIERDKFIRYWYLSDGNILKIDNLDELMGNKLKYFDENNYQVDCYLIDNKPNDIFSVWCLIRSKRNDEKFFSVTGLGSGMTLEQAINSAFIEAEGIYFSQRYIRRNHQGYKEIVTKDILDTNLGIYLSYDIVAALNSLVDNANSIKPVWTTIKRRASIKTKALEYYKDIIYVPINHKILDDLGLYAVKVSCLGGKNMYFDCGDDVVKKAKLGKVSPLA; encoded by the coding sequence ATGAATAAAAATTTTACTGAACCTATATGGATAAAGAGATATCTTATGAAGGAAGAAGACTGGCAGTTTCATGAAATAAGACATTTTAAAAGTGTAGGATTGATAAACAGAAAAAACAATAATATAGGAGGTTATCACTTTTCACTTGGCAAATTTGATGCGTGTAGTGAATTGAAGGCTATTTATGAATACATAGAAAGGTATACTTGTTCAGAGACAATATTTGACGATATAAAAGTATATGAAACGGATAAAATATCGTATCTTAATTTGAATGACCTTGGGTTTGACTGGACAAAGAAGGAATTTTTATGTCCAAAAGAGGCTGAATTTATAGAAGCTAAAAGCTTAAAAACAGATTCTTCATATTTGGTACCATCGGTATTTGCATATTATTTGAAAAATGATTTTAAAACTTGGGGAGATTTTTATGGTAATTCTAATGGAAATGCACTTGGATCAAGTTTAAATGATGCAATAGAAAGAGGGATATTAGAGTTTATAGAAAGAGATAAATTTATAAGATATTGGTATTTGTCTGATGGAAATATATTGAAAATAGATAACTTAGATGAACTGATGGGAAATAAATTGAAATATTTTGATGAAAACAATTATCAAGTTGATTGCTACTTGATAGATAATAAACCTAATGATATATTCTCGGTATGGTGCCTAATAAGAAGTAAAAGAAATGATGAAAAATTCTTCTCAGTAACAGGGCTTGGTTCGGGGATGACTTTAGAACAAGCTATCAACAGTGCGTTTATAGAGGCAGAAGGAATATATTTTTCACAGAGATACATTAGAAGAAACCATCAGGGATATAAAGAAATAGTTACAAAGGATATTCTGGATACAAATTTAGGAATATATCTTTCTTATGATATAGTGGCTGCACTTAACTCACTTGTTGATAATGCTAACAGCATTAAACCAGTATGGACTACGATAAAAAGGAGAGCAAGTATAAAAACAAAAGCACTAGAATATTATAAGGATATTATATATGTTCCTATTAACCATAAAATACTAGACGATTTGGGGTTGTATGCAGTGAAAGTATCTTGTCTTGGTGGTAAGAATATGTATTTCGACTGTGGAGACGATGTAGTTAAGAAGGCTAAATTAGGCAAGGTGAGCCCTCTTGCATAG
- a CDS encoding macro domain-containing protein — MPFRIIRDDITKVKADAIVNPANPEPVIGGGVESAIYEAAGKEKLLEARKELGRLQPGKVGVTEAFNLAAKYIIHVSGLYWKGGNSFEARCLKECYEKALKAALDKGCKSIAFPLLGTGTYGFPKDIGLDVAVSTFTEFLEEYEMEITLVVFDNEAVNVSGKLAYEVKSFIDDKYAHEVLETEYKKDRNIERYALPNERFHLLLKEETYDVPDNTCTKETFSAEPSGSLEAALKNIYKESFEKHLQQLINKKGLKNSEVYAAANISKQYFSKLLKGQVKPSKDKMLALAVGLRLNMDETADFLRIGGYALSPISQTDTVVEYFIRKQEYNVLKINIVLFDYGLEPLSNG, encoded by the coding sequence ATGCCTTTTAGAATAATCAGAGATGACATTACAAAAGTAAAAGCTGATGCCATAGTAAATCCGGCAAATCCTGAGCCTGTCATCGGTGGTGGAGTGGAGTCTGCCATCTACGAGGCGGCGGGCAAAGAGAAGCTCTTAGAAGCACGAAAAGAGTTAGGGAGACTGCAACCGGGAAAAGTTGGAGTTACCGAAGCCTTTAATCTAGCCGCAAAATACATAATACATGTAAGTGGACTCTATTGGAAAGGTGGTAATTCGTTTGAAGCCAGATGCCTTAAAGAATGTTATGAAAAAGCTCTAAAAGCTGCACTGGATAAGGGGTGTAAGAGCATAGCGTTTCCCCTTCTTGGGACTGGTACATACGGTTTTCCTAAGGATATCGGGTTAGATGTTGCAGTCAGTACATTTACGGAATTTTTAGAAGAATATGAGATGGAGATAACCCTTGTCGTATTTGATAATGAAGCTGTAAATGTAAGTGGCAAGCTTGCCTACGAGGTTAAAAGCTTCATAGATGATAAGTATGCCCACGAGGTTTTAGAAACTGAATACAAAAAAGATAGAAATATAGAACGTTACGCATTGCCTAACGAGAGATTTCATCTGCTCTTAAAAGAAGAGACTTATGATGTACCTGACAATACCTGTACTAAAGAGACTTTCTCTGCAGAGCCATCAGGCTCTTTAGAAGCTGCCCTAAAAAATATCTACAAGGAGTCCTTTGAGAAGCATTTGCAACAGCTAATCAATAAAAAAGGACTAAAGAATTCCGAGGTGTATGCAGCAGCCAACATATCCAAGCAGTATTTTTCAAAGCTCCTTAAAGGGCAGGTAAAGCCGTCAAAGGATAAGATGCTTGCACTTGCGGTAGGACTTAGGCTCAATATGGATGAGACAGCTGATTTTTTGCGGATAGGTGGTTACGCATTGTCGCCTATATCTCAGACGGATACAGTTGTAGAATATTTCATCAGGAAGCAGGAATATAATGTCTTAAAAATAAATATCGTACTGTTTGACTATGGTCTGGAACCGCTTTCAAATGGTTGA